The sequence below is a genomic window from Physeter macrocephalus isolate SW-GA chromosome 19, ASM283717v5, whole genome shotgun sequence.
CTGAGGAATAAGCCGACGCCGCTTCCCCACTCACGAACACCATGTCCTCATGTTGAGAGGCGGTAATGATTTCCCCCGCTGCATCACCGGCCTCCTCGCCGGTCCACTTAAGCCACTGTGCACATTCTCCCAGCTGACCTTCCCAGGGCTTATTACACTGGCTTGTGGGTGATGGCGCAAACACCAGTACGTTGTTAAGGTGGCTCAGCTTGGGTCCATAGAGAGCTTCGGAAACAAATACCTGCCCGTTGGGGGCAAAAGTGAATGAGTTCTGATCTGGATGTTCATGTCCTGGGTTAAAGCTTCTCCACCCATCAATCCAGGAGTATGGCTGGAAGTGAACTATGTCATAGACAGCTCGCCCTCCTAGCTTCCCAGATTTAAAAGACACAAAGGTATTGGTCTGTGTATTTGGCAACCCAGCCCCGTAAGTGACAACACCCCAGTTAGGGAACGTGTGCATTTTTGCAGTACCATATTCCGCAGGAGGCCGTGGGGTGAGCTGGGGGTCATACCAGATGTATTCAGTGTGAAGAGTACTCCACCTCTGGGCAGTAGAGGGGACCATTGGTCCATCTTTAGGCCGGTGCCTTCTGATTTGCTGAGCTAACCAATTTCCAGCTCCGTTCTTTAAGACGAACTTATCCAAAAATACTAACTGGCTCTCGGGACCATAAAACCAATTATAATTGGAATCTGCTATACCCACAGTTCTTTGGAAGCCTGGCAAAAGCGTGGCATAATAGAACCAAAAGTGCATTTTTAACCAGTTATTATCCAAGTTGTTGATATTAAAATGGCGCTGGGCCAGAAAAACATACTGTGTGACTGACTTAGCCGTGTAGCTGCCATAGGCAACACCTTCATCCAAAGTACCATCGACAATATGATTCAACAGAAACATCATCTTTTCCATCACATCTACTACAACCTGTTTCCACAGATTTACTTTAGATCCTTTATCTACCCCAGTCACCAAGGCCCCAGTGAGTAACGCTATCATATTAGTAGCTTGGTGGTTATGAAGAAGTTGTTTGCCCCATGAGCGGACCTTGGAATACTCATACATTTCCTCAGTAATAACCCatattttttctaggtatttttgccTTCGATGATCATCTAATAAGTTATATAAAAAGTCAAAGGCAGTGGCAAAACCTGTTAAGGAATGGCCAACTGGAACCTCATCTCCTGGTGCATTCTCCACCAGCCAGTCTTTGTAGCCCACCATCCTGTCCATATATTCCAAAACAAATTCAAAGGCAACTTTGTCTTCCGGGCATAACAAACAGTACAGTGCTAAAGGGGGCAGATTGTTACCATAAATTTCATTCCACTTGGCAGCAAAATCAGCATGCTTGGGTGGAGGTAGGTAGTATGTCGGGTTGGACAGCATAACCGTCACTGCACTTCTGATAGCTCTAAAAAGATGCAAATGGCTTGTGCGAGACTTTTGCCTCATTGCTTGGATCTCTCCAGCATCAAAATATAAATGTGGATGAAGCATACTTTTCTTCAGCTTTTGGTTGGGTCTGAAATCTCGCACTTTCTGTGTCTTCAGCTGATCTCTGTCATCTGGGAAAACTGCCCAGTCAGAGGAATTGCTCACAGATTCTTCAAAAGTAGAGCAAGCAAACATCACTAacagtaaaaataagaaatgtcctGTAAACATTAACGCCATGATCCATCGGGGAGCTCCTTTCCTTAGGCATACATGTCAAACACAGTGCTCGATGTGTTTCCCATCTGCTGAGTATAAAACATACATTTAAGGCCTTGATAAAACACAGACTGTAAATCGGATATGCTGTGAAATCCAGCTGACATTCGGCGCATTCAAAGCAAGTACAGttgccaaaaagagaaaacttacaCTGTGGATCTGTTTGCCTGATGCAGTGTTGCTTCCAATAAAACTTCAAGGAACGTTAAAACCTCTAATTTTCCAATATCACACAGCGAACAGGGGTGGAGATAGTCAAAAATACCATGAATTCACAATTTACTTCCTTGACATAAATCTACCTAACACAAAGAGTCAAAAAACacacattgtaaaaaaaaaaaaaaaaaaaaaagaaagaaaaagaaaaagcactccAAAATCCACGTTAAGGAGTCATTCCTGGAGCAGGAAACCATCACCAGGGGTAAGATCATCATACACGTCTGATGCCTTTGCCTGTGTGTGCTCAGAGAGAAGCTGACAAGGCACTGCAATTCTCGGAGCTGACTGGGTTGTTACTCCTCCTCTCAGCTTTTTacactttttgcttttcttcctccatttttggggaaaaaacatcCTCAACAAGTATTCAAAGTCCTACTTGGTTTTAGAACACTCAAGATTCCTGTCCTCATTTCAGATCTGTCTTTTTTCAGGCTTACTTACTCATCAGCCTATTATGACCCAGAGAAAGCATTTTCCCATCTTCTTTTATCAGCTTCATCGGTACAGCTATGAACATCTAATCTCTTCAGCCACCTAGATACTTCTCTTCCAATCATGAAGTAACCACCAACTGGGAAAGAAAACTCCCCTTTCACCAACAGTGACGTGTCTTTTCTGTGTCCTTTTTCATGACACTCCTTtctgggggaaaaacaaaacagaaattctcTGAGGCTACAAGTATGCTGGGAGTGGACataaacagaagatttaaatgttCTAACGTCTCCtgatagaaattttagaatcacaATAAGATCTGTTATTAACTACAATCTAAGTTAGAccaaatgattcttttttcttgtacTTTTCAATGCACGTATTAGGATAACAATGGTGGCAGAAGACAAGCGGCTACAAGATGTAACTTTCCTAAGAGTATTTATTTTAACTGTGGCTTGCTTTagccatttaaaatgtttttattcaaatGCAGTTAACAGAAGATGAGTCCTGCTGTCATTCTAGTTTTGATCACAGAAGACTCAGAGAcaaaaagcaaaagtttaaaGGACCATTATGATTCCGGTTGAGGGTTTAACGTTCAAGGGCTCAGAAGGTGTCTTTGCCAGGGGAACTACTAAGAGCAGTCACTTTTCTCGAAGGAGAAATCATGACAGTGTGTGGGAGCGAGGAACAGCGAGCGGCTCTGCACCAATCTCTCTCCCGTAGCCCGGTTTTCCATCCTTACAAGAAGCCACCAGAGGGAGCTCAGACCCACACTCAAGGAGCAGCTTCGCGGCTGCCCGTCTTCGGTTCTGAAGAACATAACCAAGTTTCAGTCTTGGACAAGTCTCCTCTCTGTAGGAAACATCAACGCTAGGAGTTCCCTGATCCGCTCCGCCTGTTGCATTTTTTCATTCGCTTCCTATGAACATGCCAACTCCATCCTCTCTTCCTCACCCCCGACCTCTGGCTGTGGTTTGGGGATGAGAGACCCCTCAAGGGCCGAGTCCGCTTACCTTGGCAGGTCCGGACGCGGTCTCCCGGCAGCGGTGGGCCCGGAGGAGACGGAGGCGGAGACTTGGAGAAAACTGCTCTGCACTGGCAGCCGGGCCGCGCGGCCCCCCGCAGGGCTCCCGGCGCCCCCGGCCCGGCGCCCCCCGCACTGCAACAGGCTGCGGCCCCGCGGACACGCCCGCCCTCGGGGAACGCCGGATGCCCCCCGGGGAACGCCGGACGCCCCCCGGGCAGCCCCGGACCGCGGAAGGCAGATCCGCGCGCGGCGGGCCCGCTCGTGGACGCCCTGTCCAGAGGGGCGCTGGCGTGTCCAGAACGCGatgccgccgcggccgccgctcCTCGGTGCCAGCTCCGGCCGCGCGGCCCGGGGAGGGCGAGAGAAGGCTaggcgggccgggggcggggcgggaacGACGGGGGCGGGCTccggggcggggcctcggggCCTCGGGGCTTCGGGGCTGGGGGAGAGTGACAACGGGCGGCTCAGGCTGGTAGTCGGGGGCggggctggaaggaggaggggggcggggccgggggaggggccgATCGCCCCCGGGATCAGAACCCAAGGGCCTCGGGGCGCGTGTGTTTCCGGCTGCTGTGGCGGCCTCGCGCTCCCGGACCAGCAGAGCCCGAGGAGGGGGAAATTTGGGAGTGCGAGCGTCTGAAGACGGCTCCCTGCCGGCCCAGTCCCACTTCTCTTACCCCTTCGGTTGTGGGGAGAAGGCCAATCTAACAGGGCTAGGAGCGGGAGGAAGATAGAGGAGGTTCTGGGCCTGATTACAAACgatgggggaagctggggcgggCGGGGTGACGCTGTGGGATGTCAGGGATCACACTTGAGGAAGAGCAAGGGCTGAGAAGGGGAAGAATGTGAGGCAGCCTGGCTGAGGTTGCTGTCGGTCAGAAATGCAAAATCAATATACCGGATTAATGTGAGACTGACTTCAGGAGCACAGATACTAAACACTAAACATCATGgggaaacaaaaaagactaaTCAGCTTTATTGATCGGAATAATTTCTCCGGCAGTATAAAGATGGAAAGGTATGGGACAAACAGGTGGAAGGAACCTCTTTCTTATTGAAGAAGTGAAACCTGGAATTCAGTGAA
It includes:
- the DSEL gene encoding dermatan-sulfate epimerase-like protein isoform X3, with product MALMFTGHFLFLLLVMFACSTFEESVSNSSDWAVFPDDRDQLKTQKVRDFRPNQKLKKSMLHPHLYFDAGEIQAMRQKSRTSHLHLFRAIRSAVTVMLSNPTYYLPPPKHADFAAKWNEIYGNNLPPLALYCLLCPEDKVAFEFVLEYMDRMVGYKDWLVENAPGDEVPVGHSLTGFATAFDFLYNLLDDHRRQKYLEKIWVITEEMYEYSKVRSWGKQLLHNHQATNMIALLTGALVTGVDKGSKVNLWKQVVVDVMEKMMFLLNHIVDGTLDEGVAYGSYTAKSVTQYVFLAQRHFNINNLDNNWLKMHFWFYYATLLPGFQRTVGIADSNYNWFYGPESQLVFLDKFVLKNGAGNWLAQQIRRHRPKDGPMVPSTAQRWSTLHTEYIWYDPQLTPRPPAEYGTAKMHTFPNWGVVTYGAGLPNTQTNTFVSFKSGKLGGRAVYDIVHFQPYSWIDGWRSFNPGHEHPDQNSFTFAPNGQVFVSEALYGPKLSHLNNVLVFAPSPTSQCNKPWEGQLGECAQWLKWTGEEAGDAAGEIITASQHEDMVFVSGEAASAYSSAMRLKSVYRALLLLNSQTLLVVDHVERQEDSPIKSVSAFFHNLDIDFKYIPYRFMNRYNGAMMDVWDAHYKMFWFDHRGSSPIARIQEAEQAAEFKKRWTQFVNVTFQMESTITRIVYVFYGPYVNVSSCRFIDNSKSGLQISLNVNSTEHVVSVVTDYHNLRTRFDYLGFGGFASVADQVQITRFGLGTQAIVKPVRRDRVIFPFGFKFNVAVGLILCVSLVILTFQWRFYLSFRKLVRWLLTLVIALWFVELVDVWSTCAQPICAKWARPEAQASAKPVPPPGHRIDLPDIVITSLPGSGAEILKQLFFNSSDFLYIRVPAAYIDIPETDFEIDSFVDACEWKASDVHGGHFRLLRGWLQSLVQDTKLHLQNIHLHEPSRGKLAQYFTTNKDKKRKLKRRESLPEQRSRMKGAFDRDAEYIRALRRHLVRYPSARPVLSLNSGSWTLKLHFFHEVLGASMRAL